One region of Zingiber officinale cultivar Zhangliang chromosome 7B, Zo_v1.1, whole genome shotgun sequence genomic DNA includes:
- the LOC122005107 gene encoding protein SMAX1-LIKE 4-like, which translates to MRSGVCIVQQALTDEVASVLKLSVNLARRTGHAQVTPLHVAAIVISTSSASTDVLRRACLKSQPHHPTTHPLRCRALELCFNVALNRLPATAPPSSASLLPSPSSLSNSLIAALKRAQANQRRGGIELPQQQPLQQLQQQPLFAIKVEMEQLMLSILDDPSVSRVMKEAGFSSSCVKSNLEEEAWTLNQSSPFLLDSSKDITNASREMWQSPLLGLASKVSVSEDLTSVIGTMISKQGKKDNTVVVGDSISMTEGLVDELKRRLERYEVPDELMHAGFINLQFSVHPRLMSKGEVDMKMADLRKAINSLTSYRVGLIIYAGDLSWAVNEEPIDGSGFNYDPVEHIVVEMGNIFSEFKSSINNRVWLLATASYSTYTKCLIRQPCLVTLWALKAVVVPSGWLGLGLQASSCLNSKVSTFAESPFQLLQSKIFSSKQQEKLLCCDECTFNFEKEASVFKSEIPCWLQANPESNQKEALPELNSGWPNSMFCNQNKTFIESQSLSFPSTIQNVYPGFLVVDKKNETGNSSEGSIN; encoded by the exons ATGAGAAGTGGAGTTTGCATAGTGCAGCAGGCTCTCACTGATGAGGTTGCCTCGGTCCTCAAGCTCTCGGTCAACTTGGCCAGGAGGACAGGCCACGCCCAGGTCACACCCCTTCATGTTGCTGCAATCGTTATCAGCACCTCCTCTGCCTCCACTGATGTTCTTAGGAGAGCTTGCCTCAAGTCCCAGCCTCACCACCCAACCACCCACCCTCTTCGGTGCAGAGCCCTTGAGCTCTGCTTCAATGTGGCCCTCAACCGGCTTCCCGCCACCGCTCCTCCTTCTTCTGCCTCTCTCCTTCCCTCCCCTTCCTCCCTCTCAAATTCCCTCATTGCAGCTCTCAAGAGGGCCCAGGCTAACCAGAGGAGGGGCGGCATTGAGCTGCCACAACAGCAACCTCTGCAACAGTTGCAGCAGCAGCCTCTGTTTGCCATCAAGGTGGAGATGGAGCAGCTCATGCTCTCCATTCTGGATGACCCTAGTGTGAGCAGGGTGATGAAGGAGGCTGGCTTCTCTAGCAGCTGCGTTAAGAGTAACCTTGAGGAAGAGGCTTGGACTTTGAACCAATCCTCTCCGTTTCTGCTGGACTCTAGCAAGGACATTACCAACGCCAGCAGAGAGATGTGGCAATCCCCGCTTCTGGGTCTTGCTTCTAAGGTCTCCGTGAGCGAGGACTTGACGTCGGTCATTGGGACGATGATAAGCAAGCAGGGAAAGAAGGACAACACTGTGGTGGTGGGGGACTCTATCTCCATGACGGAGGGCCTTGTGGATGAGCTGAAGCGGAGGCTGGAGAGATATGAGGTTCCTGATGAGCTCATGCATGCCGGTTTCATTAATCTTCAGTTCTCTGTCCATCCCAGGCTGATGAGCAAGGGCGAAGTGGACATGAAGATGGCTGATCTCAGAAAAGCCATCAATTCTCTAACATCATATAGAGTTGGACTCATAATCTATGCAGGGGATTTGAGTTGGGCAGTGAATGAGGAACCAATAGATGGAAGCGGATTCAACTACGACCCAGTGGAGCATATCGTTGTGGAGATGGGGAATATTTTCTCCGAGTTCAAGAGCAGCATTAACAACCGGGTATGGTTATTGGCTACCGCAAGCTACAGCACGTACACGAAGTGCCTAATAAGGCAGCCATGTCTTGTGACTCTATGGGCCCTTAAAGCTGTGGTGGTTCCCTCAGGTTGGCTTGGCTTGGGTCTCCAAGCTTCCAG TTGCCTAAACTCAAAGGTGTCAACATTTGCTGAGTCCCCATTTCAACTGCTTCAGTCAAAGATTTTTAGCTCAAAGCAACAGGAGAAGCTGCTTTGTTGTGACGAGTGCACATTTAACTTTGAAAAAGAAGCGTCAGTTTTCAAGTCAGAAATCCCATGCTGGCTCCAAGCAAACCCTGAGAGCAATCAGAAG gAAGCCTTGCCAGAATTGAATTCAGGTTGGCCTAACAGCATGTTCTGCAACCAAAACAAAACCTTCATCGAATCTCAATCATTATCTTTCCCTTCAACCATTCAAAATGTTTATCCTGGATTTTTAGTAGTTGATAAGAAGAACGAGACAGGGAACTCGTCTGAGGGAAGTATTAATTAG